The Saccopteryx leptura isolate mSacLep1 chromosome 2, mSacLep1_pri_phased_curated, whole genome shotgun sequence genome has a window encoding:
- the DIRAS2 gene encoding GTP-binding protein Di-Ras2 isoform X2 codes for MPEQSNDYRVAVFGAGGVGKSSLVLRFVKGTFRESYIPTVEDTYRQVISCDKSICTLQITDTTGSHQFPAMQRLSISKGHAFILVYSITSRQSLEELKPIYEQICEIKGDVESIPIMLVGNKCDENPNREVESSEAEALARKWKCAFMETSAKLNHNVKELFQELLNLEKRRTVSLQIDGKKSKQQKRKEKLKGKCVVM; via the coding sequence ATGCCGGAACAGAGCAATGATTACCGGGTGGCCGTGTTCGGAGCAGGTGGTGTTGGCAAGAGCTCCCTCGTGTTGAGGTTTGTGAAAGGCACGTTTCGGGAGAGCTACATCCCTACTGTGGAAGACACCTACCGGCAGGTCATCAGCTGCGACAAGAGCATCTGCACACTGCAGATCACGGACACCACGGGCAGCCACCAGTTCCCCGCCATGCAGCGGCTGTCCATCTCCAAAGGGCATGCCTTCATCCTGGTCTACTCCATCACGAGCCGGCAGTCCTTAGAAGAGCTCAAACCCATCTACGAACAAATCTGCGAGATCAAAGGGGACGTGGAGAGTATCCCCATCATGCTGGTGGGGAACAAGTGTGACGAGAACCCGAACCGGGAGGTGGAGAGCAGCGAGGCGGAGGCCCTGGCCCGCAAGTGGAAGTGCGCCTTCATGGAGACCTCGGCCAAGCTCAACCACAATGTGAAGGAGCTCTTCCAGGAGCTGCTCAACCTGGAGAAGCGCAGGACCGTGAGCCTCCAGATCGACGGGAAGAAGAGCAAGCAGCAGAAGCGGAAAGAGAAGCTCAAGGGCAAGTGCGTGGTCATGTGA
- the DIRAS2 gene encoding GTP-binding protein Di-Ras2 isoform X1: MRGELGRSSEQSCSSPGAFWLTEEPSSNMPEQSNDYRVAVFGAGGVGKSSLVLRFVKGTFRESYIPTVEDTYRQVISCDKSICTLQITDTTGSHQFPAMQRLSISKGHAFILVYSITSRQSLEELKPIYEQICEIKGDVESIPIMLVGNKCDENPNREVESSEAEALARKWKCAFMETSAKLNHNVKELFQELLNLEKRRTVSLQIDGKKSKQQKRKEKLKGKCVVM; this comes from the coding sequence GTGCTTTCTGGTTGACAGAGGAGCCCTCAAGCAACATGCCGGAACAGAGCAATGATTACCGGGTGGCCGTGTTCGGAGCAGGTGGTGTTGGCAAGAGCTCCCTCGTGTTGAGGTTTGTGAAAGGCACGTTTCGGGAGAGCTACATCCCTACTGTGGAAGACACCTACCGGCAGGTCATCAGCTGCGACAAGAGCATCTGCACACTGCAGATCACGGACACCACGGGCAGCCACCAGTTCCCCGCCATGCAGCGGCTGTCCATCTCCAAAGGGCATGCCTTCATCCTGGTCTACTCCATCACGAGCCGGCAGTCCTTAGAAGAGCTCAAACCCATCTACGAACAAATCTGCGAGATCAAAGGGGACGTGGAGAGTATCCCCATCATGCTGGTGGGGAACAAGTGTGACGAGAACCCGAACCGGGAGGTGGAGAGCAGCGAGGCGGAGGCCCTGGCCCGCAAGTGGAAGTGCGCCTTCATGGAGACCTCGGCCAAGCTCAACCACAATGTGAAGGAGCTCTTCCAGGAGCTGCTCAACCTGGAGAAGCGCAGGACCGTGAGCCTCCAGATCGACGGGAAGAAGAGCAAGCAGCAGAAGCGGAAAGAGAAGCTCAAGGGCAAGTGCGTGGTCATGTGA